A single Paenibacillus sp. FSL R5-0517 DNA region contains:
- a CDS encoding glycosyltransferase family 2 protein, translating to MIVKDEARSLQRCLNTVRDVVDEIIVVDTGSVDDTPEIARLHGAVVIHSEWKGDFSKARNLSLAAATKPWILVLDADEVWVQTKQMKAELVQLLAASRDDVWGYWIQVTSLLGVSGEERVTDAVCRLFRNDSRIAFQGRIHEEIASSIMALAPQGVLHSGLEVMHYGYLEQVINAKNKGVRNMQLIRSALNQEGNQPELLYALAAEWFQQAKYDEALRLLQPLLAQLMPDCGYHSDLVLKTAYAWREIGSPERALAVVEAWAPVYEDFPDLLELGAVLELDQGREDVALDWLKQAKLAASTASRYTSVSGAGTYRSLTLEGMAHERAGRWAEAEAAYTAALDVQPGSLPAWQRLLLLAAATGRPHAIAGVAARVSLPPAAWQALIAAALAAHRPEWLLRHAAALAGPLRAQPLAAGLALAQLGEDAAARAALQPWAVHAQHGPEAALALWALGHKQPGRRNARAAARQQAGLPAAADTAEALLQRGAMARSSGMASSPPGDATPGGSAAPAACVLAAAQALAGVGAWAAWLRLLQALPPRGALALLAALPPAARCGLLRAPAGVREGLLALCGTPDGAQQPRTDAVPTPERVAHALLAGTLALLAGRQNLAREWAESAQLTARQSAATGRPATTIPPGLHILLRLTAPGAASADAYTNQCNILLVHL from the coding sequence ATGATCGTGAAGGATGAAGCGAGGTCACTCCAGCGGTGCTTGAATACAGTCAGGGATGTTGTGGATGAGATCATCGTTGTGGACACAGGCTCGGTAGATGATACACCTGAAATTGCACGTCTCCATGGTGCCGTTGTCATCCACTCGGAATGGAAGGGTGACTTCAGTAAAGCCCGTAATCTGTCGCTGGCCGCAGCTACGAAACCGTGGATTCTGGTGCTTGATGCAGATGAGGTATGGGTACAGACCAAGCAGATGAAGGCAGAACTCGTGCAGTTGTTAGCAGCAAGCAGAGACGACGTATGGGGATATTGGATACAGGTCACGAGTCTGCTGGGTGTGTCCGGTGAAGAGCGCGTGACGGATGCGGTATGTCGATTGTTCCGTAATGATTCCCGAATTGCTTTTCAGGGCAGAATTCACGAAGAGATTGCTTCTTCGATCATGGCACTCGCTCCGCAAGGCGTACTTCATTCTGGACTTGAGGTCATGCATTACGGATATCTGGAGCAGGTGATTAATGCCAAAAATAAAGGTGTACGCAACATGCAGTTGATCCGTTCCGCGTTGAATCAGGAGGGAAATCAACCGGAGTTGTTATATGCTCTGGCTGCCGAATGGTTTCAGCAAGCGAAGTATGATGAAGCACTCCGGTTGTTACAGCCCTTATTAGCGCAGCTTATGCCGGATTGTGGATATCACTCGGATCTGGTGCTGAAAACGGCTTACGCCTGGCGAGAGATTGGCAGCCCGGAACGCGCGCTTGCTGTGGTGGAAGCGTGGGCGCCGGTGTATGAGGATTTTCCGGATTTGTTGGAACTTGGTGCTGTACTTGAACTGGATCAAGGAAGAGAGGACGTGGCCCTGGACTGGTTAAAACAGGCTAAATTGGCTGCTTCCACAGCCAGCAGATATACATCCGTCTCTGGTGCTGGAACCTACCGAAGCCTGACGCTGGAAGGAATGGCACATGAGCGGGCTGGCCGCTGGGCAGAGGCAGAAGCGGCATACACGGCGGCGCTGGACGTGCAACCCGGCAGCTTGCCTGCATGGCAGCGGCTGTTGTTGCTGGCCGCTGCCACTGGGCGGCCACACGCAATCGCAGGCGTAGCCGCCCGGGTAAGCTTGCCGCCTGCGGCATGGCAAGCACTGATCGCGGCCGCGCTGGCTGCGCATCGGCCGGAGTGGCTGCTGCGCCATGCGGCGGCGCTTGCGGGCCCGCTGCGGGCACAGCCGCTGGCCGCCGGGCTTGCGCTCGCCCAGCTGGGCGAGGACGCTGCCGCTCGGGCGGCTTTGCAGCCCTGGGCGGTGCATGCGCAGCACGGGCCAGAGGCGGCCCTGGCGCTGTGGGCGCTAGGCCACAAGCAGCCCGGCAGGCGCAACGCCCGAGCGGCAGCTCGCCAGCAGGCTGGGCTGCCCGCTGCGGCCGACACCGCCGAGGCGCTGCTGCAGCGCGGGGCCATGGCTCGCAGCAGCGGCATGGCGTCTAGCCCGCCCGGCGATGCAACGCCCGGCGGCTCTGCCGCGCCTGCGGCTTGCGTGCTCGCAGCGGCGCAAGCGCTCGCCGGCGTGGGCGCCTGGGCCGCATGGCTGCGCCTGCTGCAAGCCCTGCCGCCCCGCGGCGCGCTGGCGTTGCTCGCAGCGCTTCCGCCTGCGGCACGCTGCGGGTTGCTGCGCGCACCCGCGGGCGTCCGCGAAGGGCTGCTTGCGCTATGCGGCACGCCTGACGGCGCGCAGCAGCCCCGCACGGACGCGGTGCCCACCCCGGAGCGCGTCGCTCACGCACTCCTTGCGGGCACGCTCGCGCTGCTCGCCGGGCGGCAGAACCTGGCACGTGAATGGGCCGAATCGGCCCAACTCACTGCGCGGCAATCTGCCGCCACAGGTCGCCCGGCGACGACCATTCCGCCGGGCCTGCACATCCTGCTGCGCCTGACAGCACCCGGCGCAGCCTCTGCCGATGCGTATACCAACCAGTGCAACATTTTACTGGTACACCTATAA
- a CDS encoding glycosyltransferase, translating to MRAERISLCMIVKDEEELLPHCLASVQGAVDEVIVVDTGSSDRSAEIARQYGAMVVPFEWCDDFAAARNAGLEQASGDWILFLDADETLDRAAREQIRSWTAVSGCDGLFLNIHNYTGTGQQGATVNPVLRLFRNAPGHRFEGRIHEQIAAAICRVNPEAAFHVTDMIIHHYGYQTAIVERKDKVNRNVRLLEQAVEEEPDQPFHHYNLGVEYLRVGEAERALETFGVARMGIDPAVTSYAHLLFKYEVRCLQHLNRWQEALDRIGAALELFPEYTDLMHHRGVCADALGDTDRAEYALREAIRMGPPPPIYHTEEGIGTYQTWYTLGRLLEGRADLEGAVDAYVEAVRAKSSLLPPLYRIFRIMRVSGQQHQIPELVRERFALSSEEAIHKVLGILEQSRCYDAALQLLPGVSSQPNGAMRERLSVAEAMLQIQQGRWNKARLKLEPVRRKKGLLAASSARWLERLEWIEGKEVSGDDPLTLWLKRSSQMGEAVTNNEEIAVQTGRTLGLRATTKKGMDSSMDGTVAGAEYDGWQAFGLMMEGCVQSGRWKELHSLIQMCQQQLSVEGVSSEESARVGEKEKEERKRSEKEMGRGKGEEKGPFPGSLDTLMGTSWLVKGLVSAADHHLDVFAQPVDGQRHRCWPVVQHIRLELPGADGFES from the coding sequence TTGCGAGCGGAACGAATTTCCTTATGCATGATCGTGAAGGATGAGGAAGAGTTACTGCCTCATTGTCTTGCCAGTGTCCAAGGAGCGGTGGATGAAGTGATCGTAGTGGACACCGGTTCGTCGGATCGTAGCGCAGAGATTGCGCGTCAGTATGGCGCGATGGTGGTGCCCTTTGAGTGGTGCGATGACTTTGCCGCAGCACGGAATGCTGGCCTGGAGCAGGCTTCCGGCGACTGGATTCTTTTCCTTGATGCGGACGAGACGCTCGATAGAGCTGCGCGGGAGCAGATCAGAAGCTGGACGGCGGTCAGCGGATGTGACGGATTGTTTTTAAACATTCATAACTATACAGGTACAGGTCAGCAGGGGGCTACTGTGAATCCGGTGCTGCGTCTCTTCCGCAATGCTCCGGGTCATCGGTTTGAAGGTCGAATTCATGAGCAGATTGCGGCGGCGATCTGTCGGGTTAACCCTGAAGCTGCATTTCATGTAACGGACATGATCATCCATCATTATGGGTATCAGACGGCAATTGTGGAGCGCAAAGATAAGGTGAACCGCAATGTTCGCCTGCTGGAACAGGCAGTGGAAGAAGAACCGGATCAGCCGTTCCATCACTATAATCTGGGGGTCGAGTATCTGCGTGTAGGGGAAGCGGAGCGGGCATTGGAGACGTTTGGTGTAGCTCGGATGGGGATTGATCCTGCGGTGACCAGTTACGCGCATCTGCTGTTCAAATATGAAGTTCGTTGTCTTCAGCATCTGAATCGCTGGCAGGAGGCCTTGGATCGCATTGGTGCTGCGCTTGAACTCTTCCCAGAGTACACGGATCTCATGCACCATCGCGGGGTATGTGCAGACGCATTGGGGGATACAGATCGGGCAGAGTATGCGCTACGTGAAGCTATTCGCATGGGTCCGCCTCCGCCCATATACCATACGGAAGAAGGCATCGGAACCTATCAGACGTGGTATACGTTAGGGCGATTACTGGAAGGAAGGGCCGATCTGGAGGGTGCAGTGGATGCTTACGTGGAAGCGGTGCGCGCCAAATCCAGTCTGCTGCCGCCACTCTATCGGATATTCCGTATTATGCGAGTTTCTGGTCAGCAACATCAGATTCCAGAGCTAGTGAGGGAACGTTTTGCACTCAGTTCAGAAGAGGCTATACACAAAGTATTGGGCATTCTGGAGCAATCCCGTTGTTATGATGCGGCCCTGCAATTATTACCTGGTGTGTCGTCACAACCCAACGGAGCGATGAGGGAGCGTTTATCCGTAGCGGAGGCGATGCTCCAAATCCAGCAAGGCAGATGGAACAAGGCGCGTCTGAAACTGGAACCTGTGAGGCGCAAAAAAGGGTTGCTCGCCGCCTCATCTGCCCGATGGCTCGAACGTTTGGAGTGGATCGAGGGGAAGGAAGTTAGCGGAGATGATCCATTAACGTTATGGTTGAAGCGTAGTTCGCAGATGGGTGAAGCAGTAACTAACAATGAAGAAATTGCTGTACAGACAGGGCGAACCTTGGGTCTGAGAGCGACAACGAAGAAGGGCATGGACTCCAGCATGGACGGAACAGTTGCAGGAGCAGAGTACGATGGATGGCAGGCTTTTGGACTGATGATGGAAGGGTGTGTACAGTCAGGACGATGGAAAGAGCTGCATAGCCTGATTCAGATGTGCCAACAGCAATTGTCCGTAGAAGGGGTATCGTCAGAAGAGAGCGCTCGTGTAGGAGAGAAGGAGAAAGAGGAAAGGAAGAGGAGCGAGAAGGAGATGGGTAGGGGCAAAGGGGAAGAAAAGGGGCCATTCCCTGGATCTTTGGATACGCTGATGGGAACCAGTTGGCTGGTGAAAGGATTGGTCAGTGCTGCGGATCATCATCTGGACGTATTCGCACAGCCTGTAGATGGACAGCGGCATCGTTGTTGGCCTGTCGTTCAGCATATTCGGCTGGAGTTACCGGGAGCGGACGGGTTTGAGAGCTGA
- a CDS encoding glycosyltransferase translates to MKNRLLGIHMIVQNEEHHLPRCLDSLKPFGMECFITDTGSSDRTPEIGKTYGATVLHAEWQDDFAQARNISLPLAGTEWVLCLDADEYVSQGLEELLKYLPKVHRSISRLRITIENRYGDGAEERVICQPVRLFRAHQGYQYVGRVHEQLVRSSSCRFGQDGAADMNDSKIATQDEEHLLMESEPLAPLCLIHDGYLASTIAKEHKPRRNLKLIERELADEPAQPFHLYNLGVTYCQLGQIEQAIEAFRESLRLTELLAPYRPTLVKDYAKTLVGTERYDEAHAILAVERQRYPAYADLHLLYGETLEHQGLEERAYQSYVRATECREGLQGNEQSNGGGALDSPYVTEAGSDSYRAYSAMARLAQKRGFLKESAHLYELALDSMFAYAPAWAGLADVLQQSGETDESITETLLARCMGIEEPSQGKSIGGEMPHSYAVMHEDHLVHVIYVLAGCGAYEQALKMLDTDARTARIHIAERIHWMLCANKISEALQLAEEHWGTECVSEFNMPAEHRMDWALACWANGLRLSDTFLATSHPQEKNIWKVMDRVLTQLSKEPRSVVPVPQEQKLMQWGSQAEIITEKVVERALYTGQLTLAEQLHKLRAMMVREYWGTAVTLRREFSSLLYRQGYTIAAANILIQCMTENELDAEGLFWLGETLYAKGYDEQALSLFEQALEREPAHRQARAGAAVCYMRLALKAIRQELVRSPSAEMLIAQHTALEQRLRTAEGIPWRTIFHAKERRNQLASGTNFLMHDREG, encoded by the coding sequence TTGAAGAACCGTTTGCTTGGAATCCATATGATTGTTCAAAATGAAGAACATCACCTGCCCCGCTGTCTCGACAGTTTGAAGCCTTTCGGCATGGAATGTTTTATCACGGATACGGGTTCCTCTGATCGCACACCCGAGATCGGCAAAACGTACGGAGCAACGGTGTTGCACGCCGAATGGCAAGATGACTTTGCCCAAGCACGAAATATCAGTCTGCCTCTGGCAGGTACAGAATGGGTCCTGTGTCTGGATGCCGATGAGTACGTCAGCCAGGGATTGGAAGAACTGCTGAAATATTTGCCCAAAGTCCATAGAAGCATTTCAAGATTACGAATTACCATAGAGAATCGATACGGTGATGGGGCGGAAGAGCGGGTAATCTGCCAACCAGTGAGACTATTCCGTGCTCATCAGGGATATCAATATGTGGGACGCGTCCATGAGCAGTTGGTACGCAGTAGCTCATGCAGATTTGGCCAGGATGGGGCCGCTGATATGAATGACAGCAAGATCGCTACACAGGATGAAGAACATTTATTGATGGAGTCGGAACCACTTGCGCCGTTATGTCTGATTCATGATGGATACCTGGCCTCCACAATTGCGAAGGAACATAAACCAAGACGTAATTTAAAGCTGATTGAACGGGAACTCGCAGATGAGCCTGCACAGCCTTTTCACCTGTACAATCTGGGAGTAACGTATTGCCAGCTTGGTCAGATCGAACAGGCAATTGAAGCGTTCCGTGAATCATTACGTCTCACAGAGCTGCTTGCGCCATATCGCCCTACACTGGTTAAAGATTATGCTAAGACCCTTGTAGGAACGGAACGTTATGACGAGGCACATGCAATTCTGGCTGTGGAAAGACAGCGTTATCCAGCCTATGCCGATCTGCACCTGTTGTATGGGGAGACGTTGGAGCACCAAGGTTTGGAGGAACGTGCATACCAATCCTACGTCCGAGCAACCGAATGTCGGGAGGGACTGCAAGGTAATGAACAGAGTAATGGAGGCGGCGCATTAGACTCGCCATATGTAACGGAAGCAGGTTCCGACAGCTACAGAGCTTATTCCGCGATGGCAAGACTTGCACAGAAACGAGGATTTCTAAAGGAGTCTGCACATCTGTATGAATTGGCATTGGACAGCATGTTTGCATATGCCCCGGCGTGGGCTGGGTTGGCAGATGTATTGCAGCAATCCGGAGAAACAGATGAGAGCATAACAGAAACATTACTCGCCAGATGCATGGGAATTGAGGAGCCGAGTCAAGGCAAATCGATTGGTGGTGAAATGCCTCATTCATATGCAGTGATGCATGAGGATCATCTGGTGCACGTGATTTATGTTCTGGCAGGCTGCGGAGCATATGAGCAGGCATTGAAAATGCTGGATACAGATGCGCGTACTGCTCGTATCCATATAGCGGAACGTATACATTGGATGTTGTGTGCGAATAAGATATCCGAAGCACTGCAATTGGCGGAAGAGCACTGGGGCACGGAATGTGTGAGTGAATTCAACATGCCGGCTGAGCACAGAATGGATTGGGCACTGGCTTGTTGGGCTAATGGATTACGATTAAGCGATACATTCCTCGCAACCTCGCATCCACAGGAAAAAAACATTTGGAAGGTCATGGATCGAGTATTAACTCAGCTGTCCAAAGAGCCGCGAAGCGTTGTACCAGTGCCACAAGAACAGAAGCTTATGCAATGGGGTTCGCAGGCAGAGATAATCACAGAGAAGGTTGTAGAGCGGGCGTTATATACGGGACAGCTTACACTTGCCGAGCAACTGCATAAGCTGCGGGCAATGATGGTGAGGGAGTATTGGGGAACTGCCGTAACTTTACGGAGGGAGTTTTCAAGTCTGTTATATCGTCAGGGCTATACCATAGCAGCCGCGAACATCCTGATTCAGTGTATGACCGAGAATGAACTCGATGCCGAAGGATTATTCTGGCTGGGTGAAACGCTGTATGCCAAAGGATACGATGAACAGGCGTTGTCTCTGTTCGAACAGGCACTGGAGCGGGAACCTGCTCACCGACAAGCGCGGGCTGGAGCCGCTGTATGTTACATGCGATTGGCCTTGAAGGCGATTCGACAGGAGTTGGTTCGTTCCCCGTCTGCCGAGATGCTCATTGCACAGCATACTGCGTTGGAACAAAGATTACGTACGGCCGAGGGCATTCCCTGGCGTACGATTTTCCATGCGAAGGAAAGGAGGAATCAGCTTGCGAGCGGAACGAATTTCCTTATGCATGATCGTGAAGGATGA
- a CDS encoding DUF6385 domain-containing protein — MPNFTTFNTNPDNLRTLIFGQDSTGTAQPVRTDTSGNVVGIILDGTISNISGLTTVTINAGTITNILNGTITSVLGATITAGTINSVLGATVTAGTLTNLLNGTITSVLGATITAGTITSVLGATVTAGTLTNLLNGTITSVLGATITAGTITSVLGATVTAGTLTNLLDGTLTSVLGATVTAGTLTNLLNGTITSVLGATITAGTITSVLGATVTAGTLTNLLNGTITSVLGATITAGTITSVLGATVTAGTLTNLLNGTITSVLGATITAGTITSVLGATITAGTITGILGATVTAGTLTNLLNGTITSVLGATITAGTLTNLLNGTITSVLGATVTAGTLTNLLNGTITSVLGATITAGTLSSVTSISQKSFQESQIISTPTANTFTALPAVTTSVFGTYSFFVYNRGPGVNRVDALVEISANGTNWYTDVTTVTGILSGSVDVLVPQRFLKYTRLSYRSSLIGAPSTIDVFFNGQGT; from the coding sequence ATGCCTAACTTTACGACGTTTAATACGAATCCGGATAATCTGAGGACGTTGATTTTCGGCCAGGATAGTACAGGCACAGCCCAGCCTGTCAGAACCGATACAAGCGGGAATGTGGTTGGCATTATTTTGGACGGGACCATTAGTAATATCTCAGGTCTGACTACCGTCACAATTAACGCAGGAACCATTACCAACATTCTGAACGGAACCATTACGAGTGTACTTGGAGCGACCATCACGGCAGGTACAATTAACAGTGTGCTGGGAGCCACCGTAACCGCAGGTACATTAACGAATTTGCTCAATGGTACAATCACAAGTGTATTGGGAGCGACGATCACGGCCGGAACGATTACGAGTGTGCTTGGAGCGACTGTAACTGCGGGAACATTGACGAACCTGCTAAATGGTACAATCACAAGTGTACTGGGAGCAACGATTACGGCAGGAACGATTACGAGTGTGCTCGGAGCGACTGTAACTGCAGGGACACTCACCAACTTGCTTGATGGTACACTTACCAGTGTGCTCGGAGCTACGGTGACAGCGGGAACGCTGACAAACTTGCTGAATGGTACAATCACAAGTGTACTGGGAGCGACGATTACTGCCGGGACAATCACGAGTGTGCTCGGAGCGACTGTAACCGCCGGAACATTGACGAACCTGCTAAATGGTACAATCACAAGTGTACTAGGAGCAACGATTACGGCCGGAACCATTACCAGCGTGCTTGGGGCAACCGTAACAGCAGGGACACTCACCAACTTGCTGAATGGTACAATCACAAGTGTACTGGGAGCAACAATCACGGCAGGAACAATCACGAGCGTGCTTGGAGCGACGATTACAGCGGGGACCATTACAGGTATACTCGGAGCAACGGTAACAGCGGGAACATTAACGAACTTGTTGAATGGTACGATTACGAGTGTGCTCGGAGCAACGATCACCGCAGGAACGCTTACGAACTTATTGAATGGAACCATTACAAGTGTCCTTGGTGCAACCGTAACTGCAGGTACGTTGACGAACTTGCTAAATGGTACGATTACGAGTGTGCTTGGCGCAACGATCACCGCAGGAACGCTCAGCAGTGTGACGTCCATTTCACAAAAGAGTTTTCAGGAGTCACAGATCATAAGCACACCTACAGCAAACACCTTCACCGCGCTTCCAGCGGTTACGACCAGTGTATTTGGCACGTATTCTTTCTTTGTATATAACCGGGGGCCGGGTGTAAACCGGGTGGATGCTCTGGTTGAGATCAGTGCCAACGGAACGAACTGGTACACGGATGTGACCACTGTGACTGGCATTTTGTCCGGATCAGTAGATGTACTCGTACCACAGCGTTTTCTCAAATACACACGTCTTTCCTACCGCTCCAGCCTCATTGGTGCACCAAGCACGATTGATGTGTTCTTCAATGGACAAGGCACATAA
- a CDS encoding DUF6385 domain-containing protein, whose translation MSRTAKRSKKRTKQPTKYASRRRSRHSCRAKLLKPPCSRITRPRFKQGTSSRTKLPGAIHCFTEHTYVGAETSSSMNSLPAQDTSSLSMYTYGVVNRGKHPALVQIQISPNALDYAVDSQEVVEGGQTKALVPLRFLHYTRLAIRSVEPDQPTRLDVYFQAQRMP comes from the coding sequence ATGAGTCGAACAGCGAAGCGAAGCAAGAAGAGAACGAAGCAACCAACCAAATATGCAAGCCGTCGCCGCTCACGTCATTCCTGCCGCGCTAAATTGCTGAAACCCCCTTGTTCCCGGATTACTCGTCCCCGGTTCAAGCAGGGTACTTCCTCACGTACGAAACTCCCTGGTGCTATTCATTGTTTTACAGAGCATACGTATGTCGGAGCCGAAACCAGCAGCAGCATGAATTCCCTCCCGGCACAAGACACCTCATCACTCAGCATGTACACCTATGGCGTTGTGAATCGCGGAAAACATCCGGCTCTGGTACAGATCCAGATCAGCCCCAATGCCTTGGACTATGCTGTGGACAGCCAGGAGGTGGTCGAGGGAGGACAGACCAAAGCGCTGGTACCTTTGCGATTTTTGCATTATACCCGGCTTGCAATTCGATCCGTTGAACCGGATCAACCGACCCGGCTTGATGTTTACTTTCAGGCGCAGCGTATGCCGTAA
- a CDS encoding MFS transporter: MTVISNEPTSTESTEPSRSLWTNLRFVRMFIAYSLATFGDWFDALAIQVMVAYRWGADPLIIALIPVCMAVPGILLGSVAGALADRLHKVKIMLLCDVITVGLTIAILFAPSPLWLLPLLALRAMMGVFHVPAQQALTRQVVAEEHLFQASSLNGFVNQCSKVAGPLLGAVILAFFSPQICILINACTRLLSGAVLWPLRRLMEKPEAVEPDGSTADARDIPESLFTQWQQGWRFIQSSRPVLSTMLFGCFGLMAILMIDYQFTTLFREIKPGNESLLGWLGSSGGAGAIVIILLLNRLPRIGYGWGLGGGYLFIGAGIAALGWIGPQTPEIWVLMWGLCIGVGNGLFMVTLNYLLQKETPPAYVGRVFGIQNSLFSVVLVVAPLAGGALIRVAGPSPTFQYIGLATLVIGLAGILLQRILWEAKPPLLSEAKETIPQESV, translated from the coding sequence ATGACCGTCATTTCAAATGAACCCACATCCACTGAATCCACCGAACCCTCCAGAAGTTTATGGACCAATCTCCGGTTTGTCCGCATGTTTATTGCCTATTCGCTGGCTACGTTTGGAGACTGGTTTGATGCACTCGCCATTCAGGTCATGGTGGCCTACCGATGGGGTGCCGATCCGCTGATTATTGCCCTTATTCCTGTATGTATGGCCGTACCGGGCATACTGCTGGGCTCCGTTGCTGGTGCACTGGCTGATCGGCTGCACAAAGTGAAAATCATGCTCCTGTGTGATGTAATCACGGTGGGATTAACCATTGCAATTTTATTTGCACCAAGTCCGCTGTGGTTGCTTCCACTGCTTGCCCTGCGGGCCATGATGGGAGTGTTCCATGTTCCCGCCCAGCAGGCGCTAACCCGCCAGGTGGTGGCAGAGGAGCATCTGTTTCAGGCATCGTCCCTAAATGGTTTTGTGAACCAGTGCTCGAAAGTGGCGGGACCGCTGCTAGGTGCAGTCATTTTGGCCTTCTTTTCACCACAGATCTGTATATTAATCAATGCTTGTACCCGCCTGCTGTCGGGCGCAGTGTTATGGCCCTTGCGACGGTTGATGGAGAAGCCGGAGGCTGTTGAACCAGACGGAAGTACGGCTGATGCAAGGGATATCCCCGAATCGTTGTTTACCCAGTGGCAGCAAGGCTGGCGTTTTATACAGAGCAGTCGCCCCGTACTGAGCACGATGCTGTTCGGCTGTTTTGGACTCATGGCTATCCTGATGATCGATTATCAATTTACGACTCTGTTTCGGGAAATCAAGCCGGGGAATGAATCGCTGTTAGGTTGGTTGGGTTCATCGGGAGGTGCCGGAGCCATAGTCATCATTTTGCTGTTAAATCGTTTGCCGAGAATTGGGTATGGGTGGGGGCTAGGTGGAGGATATCTGTTCATCGGGGCTGGGATTGCTGCATTAGGGTGGATTGGCCCACAAACACCTGAAATTTGGGTCTTAATGTGGGGGTTGTGCATTGGGGTAGGCAATGGGCTCTTTATGGTAACACTGAATTATTTGTTGCAAAAGGAAACCCCTCCTGCCTATGTAGGACGTGTCTTCGGCATTCAAAATTCACTATTCAGTGTTGTACTTGTTGTAGCCCCACTTGCAGGTGGAGCGCTCATTCGAGTTGCAGGACCGAGTCCCACCTTTCAATATATCGGTCTCGCTACGCTGGTGATTGGCCTTGCCGGAATACTGCTACAGCGCATCCTATGGGAGGCGAAGCCGCCTCTCCTATCGGAAGCGAAAGAGACCATTCCGCAGGAATCGGTCTGA
- a CDS encoding winged helix-turn-helix domain-containing protein, with translation MSLQLDEGTYTVTRRMDSIRLLAKEFALFHFLYENKDKVFTRSQLLDRVWPLEYPVERTVDDHIYRLRKKLKRWDEISLDTVRGYGYRLTVQENKSVLPASPSAQDPEMQEVIHGLLRKYHLFGQGNAIQTLVQQQEALGIQIEPYYQLYIHFIQGDLEWLITTKEISFEERLYWLLIFVHSLIEPSESLPLYEQALNSSALSAELLRELRILNIIELYAEVGQYERARMQLEETYRLIETDELKNFRLPVTLAALYVELWGGSGEAVEAQMAVLRAGLKDAPYLREIGRFQVMEGLWLLRQGRVREAELRMDDGLDVLKMSLNVPLYLNAAYQILLFMEQHRIEGRLCRKYHQFYADICKNYGVPTYKQRIVDEIRKFLSPISPSSDLPLI, from the coding sequence ATGTCTTTACAATTGGATGAAGGAACATACACCGTAACCCGGCGTATGGATTCCATTCGCCTGCTGGCGAAGGAATTTGCGCTTTTTCATTTTTTATATGAGAACAAGGATAAAGTCTTCACGCGCAGCCAACTGTTGGACCGGGTATGGCCGCTGGAGTATCCGGTTGAACGCACGGTGGATGATCATATCTACCGCCTGCGCAAGAAATTAAAACGTTGGGATGAGATTAGTCTGGATACGGTACGGGGATACGGATATCGGCTTACGGTGCAAGAGAACAAGTCCGTTCTGCCCGCTAGTCCTTCTGCTCAGGACCCGGAAATGCAGGAAGTCATTCACGGATTACTTCGTAAATATCACTTGTTTGGGCAGGGAAATGCCATACAGACCCTGGTTCAACAGCAGGAAGCGCTAGGCATTCAGATTGAGCCGTACTATCAGTTGTATATCCATTTTATACAGGGCGATCTGGAATGGCTAATTACAACAAAGGAAATTTCTTTTGAAGAGCGTTTATACTGGTTACTTATTTTTGTTCATTCGCTAATTGAACCATCAGAAAGCTTACCCTTATATGAGCAAGCATTGAATTCATCGGCATTATCTGCGGAATTGCTTCGAGAACTCCGCATTTTGAACATCATTGAACTCTATGCAGAGGTAGGTCAATACGAGCGTGCTCGGATGCAACTGGAGGAGACGTATCGTCTGATAGAGACGGACGAGCTCAAGAATTTCAGACTGCCGGTAACCCTTGCAGCGTTATACGTGGAACTGTGGGGTGGTAGCGGTGAAGCTGTTGAGGCTCAAATGGCAGTGCTGCGAGCAGGATTGAAGGATGCCCCCTATCTGCGGGAGATCGGACGTTTTCAGGTGATGGAAGGTTTATGGTTGCTTCGGCAAGGGCGAGTGCGTGAAGCGGAACTTAGGATGGATGACGGACTGGACGTGTTGAAAATGTCGCTGAATGTGCCGCTATATCTGAATGCTGCATATCAGATCCTCCTGTTCATGGAACAACATCGAATTGAAGGCAGACTGTGCAGGAAATATCATCAATTTTACGCAGATATTTGTAAAAATTATGGTGTTCCCACCTATAAACAACGAATTGTAGATGAAATACGTAAATTTTTATCCCCTATCTCCCCATCCTCTGATCTTCCTCTGATATAA